The following coding sequences lie in one Sphaerochaeta sp. genomic window:
- a CDS encoding purine-nucleoside phosphorylase translates to MERLMEKLEETKKFIVSRIGNEPVEIGIVLGSGLGGLGDEIADAVIIPYKDIPNFPVSTAPGHKSRLIIGKLEGKRVLCMQGRFHYYEGYGMDQIVYPIQTMYMLGIRNLLLTNAAGCVNTAWKPGNLMLITDHIKLIPESPMRGPNCDELGQRFFDMGNTYDKALRAYAKQCADQLGVDLKEGIYQLFTGPQYETPAEVRFARMCGADAVGMSTVPEAIAASHMRMRTMGISCLTNMAAGILDQPLTTEEVLETGEKVKHTFTALVRSIVKGWPR, encoded by the coding sequence ATGGAACGGTTGATGGAGAAGCTGGAGGAGACGAAGAAGTTCATCGTCTCACGGATCGGGAATGAGCCGGTGGAGATCGGCATCGTGCTGGGCAGCGGTTTGGGTGGTCTTGGCGATGAGATCGCTGATGCGGTGATCATCCCGTACAAGGATATCCCCAATTTCCCCGTTTCCACGGCACCAGGACACAAGAGCCGCCTGATCATCGGGAAGCTGGAAGGCAAACGGGTCCTCTGCATGCAGGGACGGTTCCACTACTACGAAGGGTACGGGATGGACCAGATCGTCTATCCCATCCAGACAATGTACATGCTTGGCATACGGAACCTGCTCTTGACCAATGCGGCGGGATGCGTCAACACGGCATGGAAACCGGGCAATCTGATGCTGATCACTGACCACATCAAGCTGATCCCGGAAAGCCCGATGCGCGGCCCCAACTGTGATGAGCTGGGACAGCGGTTCTTCGATATGGGCAATACGTACGACAAAGCCCTCCGGGCCTATGCAAAACAGTGTGCGGATCAGTTGGGTGTTGATCTCAAGGAAGGTATTTACCAGCTGTTCACCGGACCGCAGTATGAGACTCCGGCGGAAGTCCGCTTCGCCCGGATGTGCGGTGCCGACGCGGTGGGCATGTCCACCGTCCCGGAAGCCATCGCGGCAAGCCATATGCGGATGCGGACAATGGGTATCTCCTGCCTTACCAACATGGCGGCGGGAATCCTCGACCAGCCATTGACAACGGAAGAAGTGCTGGAAACGGGGGAGAAGGTCAAGCACACCTTCACCGCGCTGGTGAGGAGCATCGTCAAGGGGTGGCCGCGGTGA
- a CDS encoding cupin domain-containing protein: protein MAAVKAEALIHSLGLVPLEGEGGYYRKIYTLRSGAEILGGTIYYLVDKDSFSHLHWLPTDEVWYFLEGSPLRQLVLFPDGRHTYTLLGLASDGRKPVTIVPGGCWQGTKLEESDGYALCATTMVPPYDATRYRQGTRDLLISYPDCPGIEEYL from the coding sequence GTGGCCGCGGTGAAAGCGGAAGCGTTGATCCACTCCTTGGGCTTGGTTCCGCTGGAAGGGGAAGGCGGATACTACCGGAAGATCTACACGCTCCGTAGCGGCGCGGAAATCCTGGGAGGCACCATCTACTACCTGGTGGACAAGGACAGTTTCTCCCATCTCCATTGGCTCCCTACCGATGAAGTATGGTACTTCCTGGAAGGCTCTCCGCTTCGGCAACTGGTGCTGTTCCCCGACGGCCGGCACACGTACACGCTGTTGGGGCTCGCCTCGGATGGACGAAAGCCGGTGACCATCGTGCCCGGTGGCTGCTGGCAGGGAACGAAGCTTGAGGAGTCTGATGGATACGCCCTGTGCGCCACGACAATGGTCCCGCCGTATGACGCCACCCGGTATCGTCAGGGGACCCGGGATCTCCTGATCTCCTATCCCGACTGTCCCGGAATCGAGGAATATCTGTGA
- a CDS encoding SDR family oxidoreductase, with amino-acid sequence MRNVVITGADSTLGLATTRLFLSHGYHVYGCYAHEGARAATLRSVSGVTPLCVDVTSEDGLEALSAVGSVDVLVNNSGVFESYTEKEIPLSAWDKVFDVNIRGLHRVVQRLLPVFAPSGAIVNIASINALHPGFGKTVSYDASKGAVVAYTQSLAAEIAPIRVNAVAPGLLDAPYLHAEGNTVREQFESRALLGRMVKPEEVAQTVLFEAENTAMTGQVIVVDCGYLMG; translated from the coding sequence ATGCGGAACGTCGTCATCACCGGAGCGGACAGCACCCTGGGTCTGGCAACCACCCGGCTGTTTCTCTCCCATGGATATCATGTGTACGGGTGCTACGCCCATGAAGGAGCCCGTGCTGCGACGCTGCGGAGTGTTTCCGGGGTGACGCCATTGTGTGTTGATGTCACTTCAGAGGATGGTCTGGAAGCGCTCTCCGCGGTTGGTTCGGTGGATGTCCTGGTCAACAACAGCGGGGTCTTTGAGAGTTACACGGAGAAAGAGATTCCCCTTTCCGCATGGGACAAGGTGTTTGACGTGAACATCCGGGGGTTGCACCGGGTGGTGCAGCGCCTCCTTCCCGTCTTTGCTCCGTCTGGCGCCATCGTCAACATCGCGTCCATCAACGCGTTGCATCCCGGGTTCGGGAAAACGGTCAGTTATGACGCCTCCAAAGGCGCGGTTGTCGCCTATACGCAAAGTTTGGCGGCGGAAATCGCCCCCATCCGGGTCAATGCCGTTGCCCCTGGCCTGCTGGATGCGCCATACTTGCATGCAGAAGGGAACACCGTCAGGGAACAGTTCGAGTCCCGGGCGTTGCTGGGCAGGATGGTCAAACCGGAGGAAGTGGCCCAGACGGTGCTGTTCGAAGCGGAGAACACGGCGATGACCGGTCAGGTGATCGTCGTCGATTGCGGATACCTGATGGGGTGA
- a CDS encoding metallophosphoesterase yields MKILCISDETDPLIYSKNIAKRYGDVDLVISAGDLPLKYYEFIISTLNKDLYFVFGNHNLEAMGQFTKEGQVTGLSYDNGPQRVQVMPDYGGTYLDGRVIYDKRHNLIIAGLGGSIRYNKGKNQFTEREMRSRIMKMAPHLLWNKLVHGRYLDILVTHAPPLGINDDIDRCHTGFAAFLLFMRRYKPKYLLHGHVHLLDLNHERVVQYGQTKVINIYQNFVLDDPELGKRK; encoded by the coding sequence ATGAAGATCCTGTGCATCAGTGACGAAACGGATCCGTTGATCTACTCAAAGAACATCGCCAAACGGTACGGCGACGTCGATCTGGTCATCAGCGCGGGGGATCTCCCGCTGAAGTACTATGAGTTCATCATCTCCACGTTGAACAAAGACCTGTATTTCGTCTTCGGCAACCACAACCTGGAGGCGATGGGCCAGTTCACCAAGGAAGGGCAGGTGACGGGACTGAGTTACGACAACGGTCCGCAACGGGTGCAGGTGATGCCGGACTACGGCGGAACCTACCTTGATGGGCGGGTCATCTACGACAAGCGCCACAATCTGATCATTGCGGGACTGGGGGGAAGCATCCGGTACAACAAAGGGAAGAACCAGTTCACCGAACGGGAGATGCGCTCGCGCATCATGAAGATGGCTCCCCACCTGCTGTGGAACAAACTGGTCCATGGACGCTATCTGGATATCCTGGTGACCCACGCGCCCCCGCTGGGCATCAACGATGACATTGACCGTTGCCATACCGGATTCGCCGCGTTTTTGCTGTTCATGCGCAGGTACAAGCCGAAGTACCTCCTGCACGGCCACGTCCATCTGCTTGATTTGAATCACGAACGTGTGGTGCAATACGGACAAACCAAGGTCATCAACATCTATCAAAACTTCGTGTTGGATGACCCGGAATTGGGAAAAAGGAAATGA
- a CDS encoding transcriptional regulator, which produces MITEAFNQANDDFERAKRRGRMQALMSGLSWKNTDLLSLYDVTKLIKPKGETYRGMQTIPVKNIIGSEGRYHDFSLAFYPKKEMLRARWRSIDEAQKENVILPPISVYKLGDYYFVRDGNHRVSVAKTQGVEFIDAEVVELDSEIKLEPGMTMKELNQRVCEYERQRFIEQYHPEAYLPMDEIKSNTAGFYPEMINHILVHKYYINQGIKEEISFADAAKSWYANVYKPIVEEIRRDHLLSSFPGMTEADMYMWIVRHWDNMKHEKGNDVTIAAAAADYKKRYSKSPLVSFLLRIKRFFSKE; this is translated from the coding sequence ATGATTACAGAAGCTTTCAACCAAGCCAACGATGATTTCGAGCGCGCCAAGCGCAGGGGAAGGATGCAGGCGTTGATGTCCGGCCTTTCCTGGAAGAACACCGACTTGCTCTCCTTGTACGACGTCACCAAGTTGATCAAACCCAAAGGGGAGACGTATCGCGGCATGCAGACCATTCCGGTGAAGAACATCATCGGCTCGGAAGGCCGATACCATGATTTTTCCCTGGCGTTTTATCCCAAGAAGGAGATGCTTCGCGCCCGTTGGCGCAGCATCGACGAAGCGCAGAAGGAGAATGTCATCCTCCCTCCGATCTCCGTGTACAAGCTGGGGGATTATTACTTCGTCCGGGACGGGAATCATCGCGTTTCCGTGGCGAAGACCCAGGGGGTGGAGTTCATCGACGCCGAGGTGGTCGAGCTGGACAGCGAGATCAAGCTGGAACCAGGCATGACGATGAAGGAACTGAACCAGCGGGTCTGCGAGTACGAGCGCCAGCGGTTCATCGAGCAGTACCATCCCGAGGCGTACCTGCCGATGGATGAGATCAAATCAAACACCGCCGGTTTCTATCCGGAGATGATCAACCATATTCTGGTCCACAAGTACTACATCAACCAAGGGATCAAGGAGGAGATCAGCTTCGCCGACGCGGCGAAGAGCTGGTACGCCAACGTCTACAAGCCGATCGTCGAAGAAATCCGCCGCGACCACCTGCTTTCCTCGTTCCCTGGCATGACCGAAGCGGACATGTACATGTGGATCGTCCGGCACTGGGACAATATGAAACATGAAAAAGGCAATGACGTGACCATTGCCGCCGCGGCGGCCGATTACAAGAAGCGATACAGCAAGAGCCCACTGGTCTCCTTCCTGTTACGGATCAAGCGATTTTTCTCCAAGGAGTGA
- a CDS encoding flavodoxin family protein, with translation MKRCSIIIHSVTGNCYILGSYLRDLMRERNVDARLYRVEDPDLHIWAEKQDTTNEFYEDILALPVATIELLLKSDMIILGSPTRFGNVTAEMKAFLDETFPLSESRELNGKFFACFTSCPHSTNEGSHALDDMIHWAQCQGLLHIPFGVHAEIDDQNQPAAGIVHLAGKENMIRPSEQLGNVMSVYADDLAAYIQE, from the coding sequence ATGAAGCGATGTTCCATCATCATCCACAGCGTTACCGGAAATTGTTACATTCTCGGTTCCTACCTCAGGGACCTGATGCGTGAGCGCAACGTCGACGCCCGGTTGTACCGCGTCGAGGACCCGGATCTCCACATCTGGGCGGAAAAACAGGATACCACCAACGAATTCTACGAAGATATTCTCGCATTGCCGGTGGCGACCATCGAGCTCCTTCTGAAGAGCGACATGATCATCCTTGGCTCCCCGACCCGCTTCGGGAACGTGACGGCGGAGATGAAGGCATTCCTGGACGAAACCTTCCCGCTTTCGGAGAGCAGGGAGCTGAACGGCAAGTTCTTCGCCTGCTTCACCAGCTGCCCCCATTCGACCAACGAGGGCTCCCATGCGCTGGATGACATGATCCACTGGGCGCAGTGCCAAGGGTTGCTCCACATCCCGTTCGGCGTCCATGCGGAGATCGACGACCAGAACCAGCCGGCCGCCGGCATCGTACATCTGGCCGGCAAAGAGAACATGATCCGCCCCAGCGAACAGTTGGGCAACGTCATGTCCGTCTATGCCGACGACTTGGCCGCCTACATCCAGGAATAA
- a CDS encoding ATP-binding cassette domain-containing protein, giving the protein MSEVIRIEHATVRREGVPILDDVSFSVHEGERVAVIGPNGAGKSTLVQVISEEIHPLYNPLGKRILFGNDHWQVSELRKRLGIVSQALQWMCNSTDSAFDIVVSGFFSSIGLDFHHHVTEEEQQKALEAMRRTGSLELKDKQMNRLSSGEARRVLLARACVHDPSVLLLDEAAGALDFPARAHYREIIRTFAQEGRTLILVTHELSEIIPEIDRVVLMRHGRIVADGSKTEMLTAERLSDLYGTKVYVDRHDGLYNAWC; this is encoded by the coding sequence GTGAGTGAGGTCATCCGCATCGAGCACGCGACGGTACGCCGCGAGGGCGTACCTATCCTTGATGACGTCTCTTTTTCCGTTCACGAAGGGGAACGGGTCGCCGTCATCGGGCCGAACGGAGCCGGAAAAAGCACGCTGGTCCAGGTGATCAGCGAAGAGATCCACCCGCTGTACAATCCCCTGGGAAAACGGATCCTGTTTGGAAACGACCACTGGCAGGTCAGTGAACTGCGCAAGCGCCTTGGCATCGTCTCCCAGGCGTTGCAGTGGATGTGCAACTCCACCGACAGCGCGTTCGATATCGTCGTCTCCGGGTTCTTCAGCTCCATAGGGCTGGATTTTCACCATCATGTCACCGAAGAAGAGCAACAAAAAGCGCTGGAAGCGATGCGGAGAACCGGCAGTCTGGAACTGAAGGACAAGCAGATGAACCGTCTTTCCAGCGGAGAGGCGCGCCGGGTCCTGTTGGCCCGCGCCTGCGTCCATGATCCCTCCGTTCTGCTGCTGGACGAAGCGGCCGGCGCCCTGGATTTTCCCGCCCGCGCCCACTATCGGGAGATCATCCGCACGTTCGCCCAGGAAGGCCGGACGTTGATCCTCGTCACCCATGAACTGTCCGAGATCATCCCGGAGATCGACCGGGTGGTGTTGATGCGCCACGGCCGCATCGTCGCCGATGGTTCCAAAACGGAGATGCTCACCGCAGAACGGCTTTCCGATCTGTACGGCACCAAGGTGTACGTGGACCGGCACGACGGGCTGTACAACGCCTGGTGCTGA
- a CDS encoding GntR family transcriptional regulator, with amino-acid sequence MELANETKTAKIAKTLEKLILEGKLPRGSFLPSQQELANQFQTSSRPIREALKLLEAKGLIQINQGRKAQVCSNNLDQFVGSLSASLLTQYTFNRKMMKNLMQVCTSVITSAAREFSRCENRKMVTAELRDCVARMEKHSDNPLQTLSEERKYFFTLVKANNNQILLAIYENMMPLVINAIKQVSFTPAEIEKQTKNCIYLLEALENGQTDLAVALTLVTISTIQNKVLAKFPDEAEALA; translated from the coding sequence ATGGAACTGGCAAATGAAACGAAAACCGCGAAGATCGCAAAAACGTTGGAAAAGCTGATCCTTGAAGGCAAACTGCCACGGGGATCTTTCCTCCCTTCCCAACAAGAATTGGCCAACCAGTTCCAGACATCCTCCCGTCCCATCCGAGAGGCGCTGAAGCTTCTGGAAGCCAAAGGGTTGATCCAGATCAACCAAGGAAGAAAAGCCCAGGTTTGTTCCAACAACCTTGACCAGTTCGTCGGTTCCCTCTCCGCCAGTCTTCTCACCCAGTACACCTTCAACCGCAAGATGATGAAGAACCTGATGCAGGTGTGCACCAGCGTCATCACCAGCGCCGCCCGTGAGTTTTCCCGGTGCGAGAACCGGAAGATGGTGACGGCGGAACTGAGGGATTGTGTCGCACGGATGGAAAAACATTCGGACAATCCGCTGCAGACGCTTTCCGAAGAACGGAAATACTTCTTTACGTTGGTCAAAGCCAACAACAACCAGATCCTCCTGGCCATCTACGAGAACATGATGCCGCTGGTGATCAACGCCATCAAACAGGTTTCGTTCACCCCTGCGGAGATTGAGAAGCAGACGAAGAACTGCATCTATCTGCTGGAAGCGTTGGAAAACGGGCAGACCGATCTGGCCGTCGCTCTCACCTTGGTCACGATCAGCACCATCCAGAACAAAGTCCTGGCGAAATTCCCTGACGAGGCGGAAGCGCTGGCGTGA
- a CDS encoding GntR family transcriptional regulator has translation MITPLTTETKSTAIANKLEEMILAKKYKAGEALPSQHELALQFSASSRSVREAFKNLEAKGLIQVSQGKKAIVKSNSLDQFVESLSMSMISKQAPDKKLISDLLQVRTTIEVSAARELSREPNRMLVVRSLARCASKMEQLLPQLENGKDPEALKQFKQLDFEFHTTLIRSNDNVILNSIYENLAPQLYNVIDRTAETFAEQKKKVNEYNYLVEAEENGQTDLAVALTLVNLTNIKDKVEKLDF, from the coding sequence ATGATCACACCTTTGACCACAGAGACAAAATCCACCGCAATCGCCAACAAACTGGAGGAGATGATCCTCGCCAAGAAGTACAAGGCGGGAGAAGCGCTTCCCAGCCAGCACGAACTGGCGTTGCAGTTCTCCGCCTCCAGCCGTTCCGTGCGGGAAGCGTTCAAGAATCTGGAAGCCAAAGGGTTGATCCAAGTCAGCCAGGGAAAGAAAGCAATCGTCAAGAGCAACAGCCTCGACCAGTTCGTCGAGTCCCTGTCCATGTCGATGATCAGCAAACAGGCCCCGGACAAGAAGTTGATCAGCGACCTGCTTCAGGTGCGCACCACCATCGAGGTCTCCGCAGCCAGGGAGCTGTCCCGGGAGCCGAACCGCATGCTGGTCGTCCGTTCCCTCGCCCGCTGCGCGTCCAAGATGGAGCAGCTTCTTCCCCAGCTGGAGAACGGCAAGGATCCCGAAGCGCTGAAGCAGTTCAAGCAACTGGACTTCGAGTTCCACACCACGTTGATCCGCTCCAACGACAATGTGATCCTCAACTCCATCTACGAGAACCTGGCGCCCCAGCTGTACAACGTCATCGACCGTACAGCGGAAACGTTCGCCGAACAGAAGAAGAAGGTCAACGAATACAACTACCTGGTTGAGGCGGAGGAGAACGGACAGACCGATCTTGCCGTAGCGCTCACGCTGGTCAACTTGACCAACATCAAGGACAAGGTGGAAAAACTGGACTTCTGA
- a CDS encoding ROK family transcriptional regulator: MNFSQPHAIRMINRLRVLNLVRTNDLISRTDISKALGLNKPSCGEIVQALVDEGLLVEKEKAETATGRRPTPLSLNKTGRLVVAVDMGSRNCSMAISDLTGNTLRFERFPVSISPKPEELLVQVLKSLLRMTKGVTDQIAGVAVSVGGVVSPDGRTLAEQYDWNWKNMPLADAFTHNLKVPAIVVNNTAAMVAAERWFASPTPDRFLYVNWGEHITSSVVYGAEVISGTTQIGHIKVTDRGLCRCGGIGCLETVASGWALSEAFGGKTVKQLASDPPQGFDAAIRSACTALASVLVDAVASTGVDHVILGGGLAGLGEATITFLTSELQRLLPHRLSGTSLECSKLGERAGILGPVAVALDQFVFRQQFLDSLDAHAET, from the coding sequence ATGAATTTCTCGCAGCCCCATGCCATCCGGATGATCAACCGACTCCGTGTGCTGAACCTGGTCAGGACGAACGACCTGATCAGTCGCACCGACATCTCCAAGGCCCTCGGCCTGAACAAGCCTTCCTGTGGCGAAATCGTCCAGGCGTTGGTCGACGAAGGCCTTCTGGTGGAGAAGGAAAAGGCGGAGACGGCCACCGGTCGCAGGCCCACCCCGCTCTCGCTGAACAAGACGGGACGGCTGGTCGTCGCGGTGGACATGGGCAGCAGGAACTGCTCCATGGCCATATCCGACCTGACGGGGAACACGCTTCGGTTCGAACGCTTTCCCGTCTCCATCTCCCCAAAACCGGAAGAACTGCTCGTCCAGGTGCTGAAGTCGCTTCTTCGCATGACCAAGGGAGTGACCGACCAAATTGCCGGCGTGGCGGTCAGCGTCGGCGGGGTGGTCAGTCCGGATGGGAGGACCCTCGCCGAGCAGTACGATTGGAACTGGAAAAACATGCCGCTTGCCGACGCGTTCACCCACAACCTGAAGGTTCCCGCCATCGTGGTGAACAACACCGCGGCGATGGTGGCCGCCGAGCGTTGGTTCGCGTCCCCCACCCCCGACCGCTTCCTGTACGTCAATTGGGGGGAGCACATCACCAGCAGCGTGGTCTATGGCGCCGAGGTGATCAGCGGCACGACGCAGATCGGCCACATCAAGGTAACGGACCGGGGTCTGTGCCGGTGCGGAGGGATCGGATGCCTGGAGACGGTCGCCAGCGGATGGGCGCTCAGTGAGGCGTTCGGAGGAAAGACGGTCAAGCAACTTGCTTCAGATCCGCCCCAAGGGTTTGACGCCGCCATCCGTTCGGCATGCACGGCGCTTGCCTCCGTGCTGGTCGATGCCGTCGCGTCCACCGGAGTGGACCACGTCATCCTGGGCGGGGGGCTTGCCGGACTGGGAGAAGCGACCATCACCTTCCTCACCTCGGAACTCCAGCGCCTTCTGCCCCACCGGCTCTCCGGCACCAGCCTGGAATGCTCCAAGTTGGGGGAACGGGCGGGGATTCTTGGGCCGGTGGCCGTTGCGTTGGACCAATTCGTCTTCCGCCAGCAGTTCCTGGATTCGCTTGACGCCCACGCCGAGACATAA
- a CDS encoding mechanosensitive ion channel family protein — protein sequence MTLIGGAAGVVVVRLLITWLLYVLKKVFARSKGVNDLMARFICQMISILGWIFLVVWFFNHMGINMRPVLAGLGITGVVLGLAFQETLGNLLSGVMIIINAPFKIGDYIDSGSFSGTVTDMDLICVTLVTPDNRDITISNKLVWGSPIVNYSSMDKRRVDMTISIAYGSDIPRVKELIRQKLATYPEVLPNPAPTIEVAELGDSEMNLVVRPWTKPADVWTIKWRFQGEWYDYLTKAGIDIPYNQLDVHVINDKG from the coding sequence GTGACACTCATTGGAGGTGCCGCCGGTGTTGTTGTTGTGCGGTTGCTCATCACATGGCTTTTGTACGTACTGAAGAAGGTGTTTGCCCGGAGCAAAGGTGTGAATGACTTGATGGCGCGGTTCATCTGCCAGATGATCAGCATTCTGGGATGGATTTTTTTGGTCGTCTGGTTCTTCAACCACATGGGCATCAACATGCGTCCTGTTCTTGCCGGTTTAGGAATCACCGGTGTCGTCCTTGGATTGGCGTTCCAGGAGACATTGGGGAATCTCCTTTCCGGGGTGATGATCATCATTAACGCGCCATTCAAGATTGGTGACTACATCGACAGTGGTTCTTTCAGCGGGACGGTCACCGACATGGATCTGATTTGCGTGACGCTTGTCACACCTGACAACCGGGACATCACTATCTCAAACAAGTTGGTCTGGGGAAGCCCGATCGTCAACTACTCCTCCATGGACAAACGTCGTGTCGACATGACGATCTCCATAGCCTACGGTTCGGATATTCCACGGGTCAAGGAGTTGATCCGGCAAAAACTGGCTACCTATCCTGAAGTGCTTCCCAATCCCGCTCCGACGATCGAGGTCGCCGAACTGGGGGATAGCGAGATGAATCTGGTGGTTCGTCCATGGACCAAGCCGGCGGATGTCTGGACGATCAAATGGCGGTTCCAGGGTGAATGGTACGATTATCTGACCAAAGCGGGAATTGACATTCCGTACAATCAGCTTGACGTACACGTCATCAACGACAAGGGCTGA
- a CDS encoding Gfo/Idh/MocA family oxidoreductase, with amino-acid sequence MNELRYGLIGTGAIAASHAEALQHIPGSRLVAAYGHHPEGTRTFCSQWQIHGYDDIRTMVAEEQLQAVIIATPHATHSLLSQEALEAGVNVLSEKPMAITPAECAKELKMAEKRHLQIGVISQRRWFPSTQRMRAAIDQGKIGKVMLGQVMVLEWRDAKYYASAPWRGKWATEGGGITINQSAHQIDLLCWFLGPVKEVYGCCTNINHPYIEVEDTTVATVKFQSGATASLMLSNSQNPGLYNTVHLFGDNGAAIGVQTDGGAATATPSSGDAPFNDLWTIPGEESMLPVWKEEDAKLFAAHPGSYYFLGQQIADFSDAIREGRKPKVTGYDGMEAVKVIDGIYASSRTGRPVVY; translated from the coding sequence ATGAACGAACTACGATATGGCTTGATCGGTACCGGTGCCATCGCGGCATCCCACGCAGAGGCGCTTCAGCATATTCCCGGCAGCAGACTGGTTGCCGCCTACGGGCATCATCCCGAAGGCACGCGGACATTCTGTTCCCAATGGCAAATCCACGGATACGACGACATCAGGACGATGGTGGCGGAAGAACAGCTCCAGGCGGTGATCATCGCCACGCCGCACGCCACCCATTCCCTGCTGTCGCAGGAGGCGCTGGAGGCCGGTGTCAACGTATTGAGTGAGAAGCCCATGGCCATCACGCCGGCGGAATGCGCGAAAGAGCTGAAGATGGCGGAGAAACGCCATCTGCAGATCGGTGTCATCAGCCAGAGGCGCTGGTTCCCCTCAACGCAGCGGATGCGAGCGGCAATCGATCAGGGGAAGATCGGGAAGGTGATGCTCGGCCAGGTGATGGTCCTTGAGTGGAGGGACGCCAAGTACTACGCCTCCGCCCCATGGAGAGGCAAATGGGCCACCGAAGGTGGTGGCATCACCATCAACCAGTCGGCCCATCAGATCGACCTGCTCTGCTGGTTTCTCGGACCGGTCAAGGAGGTGTATGGCTGCTGCACCAACATCAACCACCCGTACATCGAGGTGGAGGACACCACCGTCGCCACGGTGAAGTTCCAAAGCGGCGCCACGGCCAGCCTGATGCTGTCCAACTCCCAGAATCCCGGACTGTACAATACCGTCCACCTGTTCGGGGACAACGGGGCGGCCATTGGCGTGCAGACCGACGGAGGGGCGGCGACCGCCACCCCGTCCTCGGGAGACGCGCCGTTCAACGACCTGTGGACGATCCCGGGCGAGGAATCGATGCTTCCCGTATGGAAGGAAGAGGATGCCAAGCTGTTTGCGGCCCACCCCGGTTCGTACTACTTCCTCGGCCAGCAGATCGCAGATTTCTCCGACGCCATCCGGGAAGGGCGGAAGCCGAAGGTCACCGGCTACGATGGAATGGAAGCGGTCAAGGTGATCGACGGCATCTACGCATCCTCCCGTACCGGCAGACCGGTCGTCTACTAG
- a CDS encoding HAD family hydrolase, giving the protein MQTPKLICTDVDGTLVTKDFILPETNRLWIQRVVREKQIPLAIVSGRFRASARPVAEQLGVPVDLCCFNGAYVQSGDEVLYDKPIPVELVHRMLPVIRKEQIVIQLFGLDDWYTEENDGFWYDKQVVMSGKEGTIGNLDDILDRCEREGTPIYKLTPRSLDTQKVGRVIASLKERMGDDLDVFLSSPYIIETAPKGMDKANVIPILATHYAISPQEVMAFGDYDNDLGMLKASGFPVAMGNARPALKEVARLVTDDVAQGGVGNAIHKIFFGE; this is encoded by the coding sequence ATGCAAACTCCGAAATTGATCTGTACCGACGTGGATGGCACGTTGGTCACCAAGGACTTCATCCTCCCCGAGACGAACCGGTTGTGGATCCAGCGGGTCGTCCGGGAAAAACAGATACCTTTGGCCATCGTCTCCGGCCGCTTCCGGGCGAGCGCCCGGCCGGTGGCGGAACAACTGGGCGTACCGGTTGACCTGTGCTGTTTCAACGGCGCGTACGTCCAATCGGGGGATGAGGTGCTGTACGACAAACCCATCCCCGTTGAGCTGGTGCATCGGATGCTCCCGGTCATCCGCAAGGAACAGATCGTCATCCAGCTGTTCGGGTTGGATGACTGGTACACCGAGGAAAACGATGGCTTTTGGTATGACAAGCAGGTGGTCATGTCCGGGAAGGAAGGAACCATAGGAAACCTGGATGATATTCTGGATCGGTGCGAACGGGAGGGAACGCCGATCTACAAGCTGACGCCCCGCAGCCTGGACACCCAAAAGGTCGGGCGCGTCATCGCGTCCCTCAAGGAGCGGATGGGGGACGACCTGGACGTGTTCCTCTCTTCCCCGTACATCATCGAGACGGCTCCCAAGGGAATGGACAAGGCGAACGTCATCCCGATCCTTGCCACCCATTACGCCATTTCCCCCCAAGAGGTCATGGCCTTCGGGGATTACGACAATGATCTTGGTATGCTGAAGGCTTCCGGTTTTCCCGTGGCGATGGGAAACGCCCGGCCCGCATTGAAGGAGGTGGCCAGGCTGGTCACCGACGATGTCGCTCAAGGCGGCGTGGGGAACGCCATTCACAAGATATTCTTTGGGGAGTGA